One window from the genome of Cucumis melo cultivar AY chromosome 12, USDA_Cmelo_AY_1.0, whole genome shotgun sequence encodes:
- the LOC103488153 gene encoding protein ALTERED PHOSPHATE STARVATION RESPONSE 1, which yields MGCAASSIDEEERVKACRERKKLMKQLIGFRKEFADSLLAYLRALKNTGATLRQFTESETLELEDTIYGLASPPSPPPPLPPSPPPPPPFSPDLRKHGAEDAQKDELAQEESIVIDEDEDEDDHSPSPPILSSSWEYWDPFEHSAVHQQKKSETVGPVEEENWAETRSEFEEEDKKEEAVEDVVDPVPKSLEQRELISSISSTSSLHMKVATDMGLISWKNKKTLGAVVKELDEYFLKASAGIKEIAVLIDVSVGNDFPPHNFRENKRKRSNSAKVFNALSRRWSSNSLQFATDAVEFLGPNEPCQPGAHCITLKKLYAAEQRLQKDIKEEEGTNLEYEKKALLLQKQEDEHHDWTKIEKTRQTVEGLESDIIRLRQAIGEHCASILALMDEELYPQLVALTSGLLHMWKIMSECHQVQNQISQQLNRHINNHDIDLSTDYHRQATAQLAAEITVWYSSFCNLVKYQREYVKTLCRWTQLTDFLVDHDRQSVCASVVLNICGKWQDTLERLPDKATSEAIKNLLSAINSLLLQQVEEQNLQRKYEKLDKRLQKEMHSLADMEMKLGGNSLSEVGNDNLNSKNPLMLKRAKTDALKQLVETEKAKYLNSIQVSRAMTSNHLKTGLPNVFQALMGFASFSVQGMESVCSNVTPPQECCNDATVSSTN from the exons ATGGGTTGTGCTGCCTCAAGTATTGATGAGGAGGAGAGAGTGAAGGCTTGTAGGGAGAGGAAGAAGCTAATGAAACAGTTAATAGGGTTTAGGAAAGAATTTGCAGATTCCCTGCTAGCTTACTTGAGGGCATTGAAAAATACAGGTGCAACCCTTAGACAATTTACTGAGTCTGAAACATTGGAGCTTGAAGATACTATTTATGGCTTGGCATCTCCTCCATCACCACCTCCCCCTTTGCCTCCCTCTCCACCCCCACCTCCACCTTTTAGCCCTGATTTGAGGAAGCATGGAGCTGAAGATGCACAAAAGGATGAGCTTGCCCAAGAAGAAAGCATAGTTATCGATGAGGATGAGGATGAGGATGATCACTCTCCATCACCTCCAATCTTGAGCTCATCTTGGGAGTATTGGGATCCTTTCGAGCATTCTGCTGTGCATCAACAAAAAAAGAGTGAAACTGTGGGGCCAGTTGAAGAGGAAAATTGGGCAGAGACTAGAAGCGAATTTGAGGAAGAGGATAAGAAGGAGGAAGCTGTGGAAGATGTTGTGGATCCAGTACCTAAGAGTCTAGAGCAAAGGGAATTGATAAGTAGTATTTCTTCTACGAGTAGCTTGCATATGAAGGTGGCTACAGACATGGGCTTGATATCATGGAAAAATAAGAAAACCTTGGGAGCTGTGGTCAAGGAACTCGATGAGTATTTTCTTAAAGCATCGGCCGGTATAAAAGAAATAGCAGTTCTCATTGATGTCAGTGTTGGAAATGATTTTCCACCGCATAATTTCAGGGAAAACAAGA GGAAGAGAAGCAATTCTGCTAAAGTCTTCAATGCGTTATCACGGAGGTGGTCATCTAACTCACTTCAGTTTGCAACAGATGCAGTTGAGTTTCTTGGTCCCAATGAACCGTGCCAACCTGGAGCTCATTGTATCACCCTAAAAAAGCTTTATGCAGCAGAGCAAAGACTTCAAAAAGACATTaag GAAGAAGAAGGTACCAATCTAGAGTATGAAAAGAAAGCTTTGCTACTACAAAAACAAGAGGATGAACATCATGATTGGACCAAAATTGAGAAAACTCGCCAGACTGTTGAGGGTTTGGAGTCTGACATAATACGTCTGCGGCAAGCTATAGGTGAACATTGTGCTTCTATATTGGCACTAATGGATGAAGAACTGTATCCACAACTGGTTGCTTTAACTTCGGG GTTATTGCACATGTGGAAGATAATGTCTGAATGCCATCAAGTTCAGAATCAAATCTCCCAGCAGTTGAACCGTCATATTAACAACCATGACATTGATCTAAGTACAGATTACCATCGCCAGGCCACAGCTCAGCTTGCAGCTGAGATAACTGTGTGGTACAGCAGCTTCTGCAATCTCGTAAAATATCAGCGAGAGTACGTAAAAACCCTCTGTAGGTGGACTCAACTTACTGACTTCCTTGTCGATCATGATAGACAGAGTGTCTGTGCATCTGTGGTTCTTAACATCTGTGGAAAATGGCAGGATACCCTTGAAAGATTACCTGACAAG GCAACTTCAGAGGCCATCAAGAATCTCTTGTCAGCCATAAACTCCCTACTACTCCAGCAAGTGGAGGAACAAAACCTCCAAAGGAAATACGAAAAGCTGGATAAGAGACTTCAAAAAGAGATGCACTCATTGGCGGATATGGAAATGAAACTTGGGGGAAACTCTTTGTCTGAAGTTGGAAATGACAATTTGAACTCCAAGAATCCTCTGATGCTAAAGCGTGCAAAAACCGATGCCTTGAAGCAACTTGTCGAGACCGAGAAGGCCAAATATCTAAACTCCATCCAGGTTAGCCGAGCCATGACTTCAAACCATCTGAAAACAGGCCTCCCCAATGTTTTTCAGGCACTTATGGGATTTGCTAGTTTCTCTGTACAGGGTATGGAGTCTGTTTGTAGTAATGTTACACCACCCCAGGAATGTTGTAATGATGCAACAGTAAGCTCTACTAATTGA